In a genomic window of Ipomoea triloba cultivar NCNSP0323 chromosome 3, ASM357664v1:
- the LOC116011939 gene encoding BTB/POZ and TAZ domain-containing protein 4 has translation MKKMTLDKCVPIPPPLPPSYHPNRSMASRSSMRVDCCLSTADRLFDEAYGADVTINTSNGCVIYAHSSILGVASPVIKAMLSKSTRRGSRRLAILIPGVPAEAVRVFIRYLYSSCYEESKLKEHALSLLVLSHSYMVPQLKRECEWVIEHGLINTENAVDIFQIALLCDAPRLSLITHRFIRKNLKPVCATEGWKAMKQSHPALEKQVLESLTYDNIMEKERLRKMDERKTYMNLYEAMEALVHICREGCRTIGPYDKVLKADQEPCSYEACKGLEKLIRHFAGCKTRAPGGCLRCKRMWQIFELHSRLCADPESCRVPLCKNFQLKRRQDKKDDITWRILVRKIVRSKSISGAPFFSLEST, from the exons atgaagaagatgacTCTTGATAAATGTGTGCCTATTCCACCTCCCCTGCCTCCTTCTTATCACCCGAATCGTTCAATGGCGAGTAGATCATCAATGAGGGTAGACTGCTGCCTTTCCACTGCAGACCGCCTCTTCGATGAAGCTTATGGAGCTGATGTAACCATTAACACAAGCAATGGCTGTGTCATCTATGCACATTCTAGCATTCTG GGTGTGGCTTCCCCAGTGATCAAAGCAATGTTAAGCAAATCAACGAGGCGTGGGAGCAGACGACTAGCAATACTAATCCCGGGTGTTCCAGCTGAGGCTGTTCGAGTTTTCATCAGATACTTGTATTCATCATG CTATGAAGAATCGAAATTGAAGGAGCATGCTTTGAGTCTGCTGGTGCTGTCACATTCCTATATGGTTCCTCAGCTCAAGAGAGAATGTGAGTGGGTGATAGAGCATGGATTGATAAATACTGAAAACGCGGTGGATATTTTCCAGATTGCTCTACTGTGTGACGCCCCCCGGCTTAGCCTCATAACCCATAGGTTTATCAGGAAAAACTTGAAGCCTGTTTGTGCAACCGAAGGGTGGAAAGCAATGAAGCAAAGCCATCCTGCTCTTGAGAAACAGGTTTTGGAGTCTCTCACATATGATAACATT ATGGAAAAGGAAAGGCTAAGAAAGATGGATGAGAGGAAAACTTACATGAATCTGTATGAAGCCATGGAAGCTCTTGTCCATATATGCAGAGAGGGGTGTCGAACCATTGGCCCATACGATAAGGTCTTGAAGGCGGATCAAGAGCCTTGCAGCTATGAAGCCTGCAAGGGGCTAGAGAAGCTCATTCGCCATTTTGCGGGCTGCAAAACACGAGCCCCGGGTGGGTGCCTGCGCTGCAAGAGAATGTGGCAAATCTTCGAGCTGCATTCGCGGCTCTGTGCTGATCCAGAGAGTTGCAGAGTTCCACTCTGCAAGAATTTTCAGCTCAAGAGGAGACAGGACAAGAAAGACGATATTACATGGCGAATACTAGTGAGAAAGATAGTAAGGTCCAAGAGCATTTCTGGAGCTCCATTTTTCTCATTGGAATCAACTTGA
- the LOC116011938 gene encoding formin-like protein 6: MSVHGFRHLLILSFVVAATTFFTPGYSTGPENSRRILHQPLFPVGSEPPAGTDSAPPPPPPPPPPDPVLPSPEQPFFPEVPGGQSPDQNLQPPPLPAQQNESPVSNPIASQPSRPVKKVAIALSVGIVTLGMLSALGFYLYKHRVKRPDESQKLVGDGGGGSQRMNEESRMPPSTFLYIGTVEPSTRTSVSGTNEANGSPYRKLSSVKRSDRYRPSPDLQPLPPLSKPQPPPDITSPPAMSSSDEESRDTAFYTPQGSTVSNDDGYYTPVSRRSHAKAEARGHNNNNHNSSSTPHSKRTSPKSRLSASPSDIKPAIIPSIKQSPAPSQYDRPTMPYIPKRAKFSSPPPPPDMARLQLISGQTQQPSKLPVPPPPPPPPPPPPPPPPSAPRKLAISQKNSPPLAPSEPAKQESLPSPKTPQDSAKTSPSGETERGPSTLERCDSDDIDGSKPKLKPLHWDKVRATSDRATVWDQLKSSSFQLNEDMMESLFGCNSANSVPKETIKKPKSVLPPAEQENRVLDPKKSQNIAILLRALNVTKEEVSEALLDGNPEGLGPELLETLVKMAPTKEEEIKLRDCRSDASKLGSAERFLKTVLDVPFAFKRVEAMLYRANFESEVNYLRKSFQTLEEASEELKNSRLFLKLLEAVLRTGNRMNTGTNRGDARAFKLDTLLKLVDIKGTDGKTTLLHFVVQEIIRSEGVDSNPANENLPNKPNMKPREEDLKRQELQVVAGLSRELGNVKKAAGMDSDVLHSYVSKLETGLGKVRMVLELEKPGVSGKFFESMKMFLKEAGDEIIRIKAEERKALSVVKEVTEYFHGDAAKEGAHPFRVFMIVRDFLSILDNVCKDVGKMHDRTVVGSARSFRIPANASLPVLSRYNVRHNRSSDDDSMSP; the protein is encoded by the exons ATGAGCGTTCATGGTTTCCGTCATTTGTTGATTCTGTCTTTTGTTGTCGCAGCAACAACGTTTTTCACGCCGGGGTACAGTACAGGGCCGGAGAATAGCAGAAGAATTCTTCATCAGCCGCTGTTTCCGGTGGGTTCAGAGCCGCCGGCGGGAACAGACTCGGCCCctccgccaccgccgccgcctccgccgccgGATCCTGTATTGCCTAGCCCCGAGCAGCCCTTCTTCCCGGAAGTTCCCGGCGGGCAGAGTCCAGATCAGAATTTACAGCCGCCGCCGCTGCCAGCTCAGCAGAATGAGTCGCCGGTGTCGAACCCAATCGCCTCGCAGCCGTCGCGGCCGGTCAAGAAAGTGGCAATTGCGTTATCGGTTGGGATTGTGACCTTGGGAATGTTATCCGCTCTCGGATTTTACCTCTACAAACACCGCGTGAAACGCCCCGATGAATCTCAAAAACTCGTaggcgacggcggcggcggctcgCAGAGGATGAATGAGGAGTCGAGAATGCCGCCGTCAACTTTTCTGTACATTGGGACGGTGGAGCCGTCAACTCGGACGTCCGTTAGTGGGACCAACGAGGCTAACGGGTCGCCGTATCGGAAACTGAGTTCCGTGAAAAGATCCGATCGGTACCGGCCGAGTCCCGACCTTCAGCCGCTGCCGCCGCTGAGCAAGCCGCAGCCGCCTCCCGATATCACCTCTCCGCCGGCAATGTCGTCGTCCGATGAAGAGAGCCGCGACACCGCGTTTTACACGCCGCAAGGCTCCACCGTCAGCAACGATGACGGCTACTACACTCCCGTTTCGCGGCGGAGCCACGCAAAAGCGGAGGCGCGtggtcataataataataatcataattctTCTTCTACTCCTCATTCAAAGAGAACTTCTCCGAAATCACGCCTCTCTGCTTCTCCGTCGGATATAAAGCCGGCGATTATACCGTCAATCAAACAATCTCCGGCGCCGTCGCAATATGATAGACCAACGATGCCGTACATTCCTAAAAGGGCAAAATTCTCATCACCGCCTCCGCCGCCAGATATGGCGCGGCTTCAATTAATAAGCGGCCAAACTCAGCAACCGTCAAAACTCCCAGTTCCTCCACCtccgccgccaccaccaccaccgccgccgccgccgccgccgtcagCACCTCGGAAATTAGCAATTTCCCAGAAAAACTCCCCGCCATTGGCTCCATCTGAACCGGCAAAGCAAGAATCCCTTCCCAGCCCCAAAACACCACAAGACAGTGCGAAAACAAGCCCTTCCGGCGAAACAGAACGAGGTCCCAGCACGCTGGAGAGGTGCGATTCCGACGACATAGACGGCTCAAAACCAAAGCTGAAACCTCTGCACTGGGACAAAGTCCGAGCAACATCCGATCGCGCCACCGTCTGGGATCAGCTCAAATCCAGCTCCTTCCA ACTGAATGAGGACATGATGGAATCGCTCTTCGGCTGTAATTCTGCAAATTCAGTCCCGAAAGAAACCATTAAGAAACCCAAATCCGTTCTCCCTCCGGCTGAGCAGGAAAACAGAGTTCTTGACCCAAAGAAATCCCAGAACATAGCAATCCTGTTGAGAGCACTGAATGTGACAAAGGAGGAGGTTTCTGAAGCACTTCTAGATG GAAATCCAGAAGGATTGGGTCCTGAGCTTTTGGAGACTTTGGTGAAGATGGCTCCAACCAAGGAGGAGGAAATTAAACTAAGAGACTGCAGAAGTGATGCCTCAAAACTGGGATCTGCAGAACGGTTCCTCAAAACAGTTCTTGATGTCCCATTTGCATTCAAAAGAGTGGAAGCAATGTTGTACAGAGCAAATTTTGAATCAGAAGTGAACTATTTAAGGAAGTCCTTTCAAACTCTTGAG GAAGCAagtgaagaattgaagaacagCAGGTTATTCCTGAAGCTCTTAGAAGCTGTGCTAAGAACAGGAAACCGCATGAACACGGGCACTAACCGTGGTGATGCTAGAGCTTTTAAGCTTGACACTCTTTTGAAACTGGTAGATATAAAAGGAACAGATGGGAAGACAACCTTGCTTCATTTTGTGGTCCAAGAGATAATCAGGTCGGAAGGGGTTGATTCGAATCCCGCCAACGAAAACCTCCCAAACAAACCAAACATGAAGCCGAGAGAGGAAGATCTCAAGAGGCAAGAGCTGCAGGTTGTTGCAGGGCTGAGCCGGGAGCTTGGCAATGTCAAGAAAGCAGCGGGAATGGACTCAGACGTCCTGCACAGCTACGTTTCCAAGCTCGAGACCGGGCTTGGGAAGGTTAGAATGGTGTTGGAGCTCGAGAAACCAGGCGTGTCAGGCAAGTTTTTTGAGTCAATGAAGATGTTTCTGAAAGAGGCAGGAGATGAAATCATTAGGATCAAGGCAGAAGAGCGAAAGGCCTTGTCTGTGGTGAAGGAAGTGACCGAGTATTTCCATGGCGACGCTGCCAAAGAGGGAGCTCATCCCTTCAGAGTCTTCATGATTGTAAGGGATTTCCTCTCCATCTTGGATAACGTCTGCAAAGACGTCGGGAAGATGCACGACAGAACAGTCGTGGGCTCCGCCAGATCCTTCAGAATACCAGCAAACGCCTCGCTCCCAGTCTTGAGCAGATATAATGTCAGACATAACAGAAGCTCAGATGATGATAGCATGTCACCATGA